A genome region from Bradyrhizobium commune includes the following:
- a CDS encoding DUF6894 family protein — MRYFFHIVDKYGLCPDGTACECADQGAAVLHARRIAAELAKAGEFFRASFVLIARTAAPGSASSR, encoded by the coding sequence ATGCGCTACTTCTTTCACATCGTCGACAAATACGGCCTTTGTCCGGACGGAACTGCATGCGAGTGCGCCGACCAGGGCGCCGCCGTTCTGCACGCCAGGCGTATCGCGGCTGAACTCGCCAAGGCCGGCGAGTTCTTCCGCGCGAGCTTCGTGTTGATCGCCCGAACCGCGGCGCCAGGGTCGGCAAGTTCTCGCTAG
- a CDS encoding monovalent cation/H+ antiporter complex subunit F, giving the protein MTEFLTAAVGLILTMLALGLVSILRGPTDADRMMATQLIGTAGIAVLLLLGTVTGVPAAVDVALILALLATFASIAFVKKGLSRLATDGAGPGEDR; this is encoded by the coding sequence ATGACTGAATTCCTGACCGCCGCAGTCGGCTTGATCCTGACGATGCTGGCGCTCGGGCTGGTGTCGATCTTGCGTGGCCCGACAGATGCAGACCGGATGATGGCGACACAATTGATCGGGACCGCGGGCATTGCCGTCCTGCTGCTGCTCGGGACCGTGACAGGCGTGCCGGCGGCCGTCGACGTGGCATTGATCCTGGCACTGCTCGCCACCTTCGCATCCATCGCGTTCGTCAAGAAAGGGCTTTCCCGCCTCGCAACCGATGGAGCCGGTCCGGGGGAGGACAGATGA
- a CDS encoding Bax inhibitor-1/YccA family protein has protein sequence MSNYDPNLTASGSGGAALAIDPGLRAYMLRIYNYMAAGVGLTAIVAGLTYQLMGPTLLESPLMWVFILAPLALVFFIGARINTLSAETARLLFFVYAALVGVSLSTLLHIYTSASITRVFFIAAAMFGALSVFGYTTGRNLSAVGSFLFMGLIGIIIAGLVNLFLRSTGLDWLISIVGVAVFAGLTAYDTQRIKAMYESRDDETTASRKSVIAALSLYLNFLNLFMMLLRLQGGRR, from the coding sequence ATGTCGAATTATGATCCGAACCTGACCGCCTCAGGCAGCGGTGGCGCCGCGCTTGCGATCGATCCCGGATTGCGCGCCTATATGCTGCGCATCTACAATTATATGGCCGCGGGCGTCGGCCTGACCGCAATTGTGGCGGGGCTGACGTATCAGCTCATGGGTCCCACCTTGCTCGAGAGCCCATTGATGTGGGTTTTCATCCTGGCGCCGCTCGCGCTGGTGTTCTTCATCGGGGCGCGCATCAATACGCTGTCGGCGGAAACGGCGCGCCTTCTGTTCTTCGTCTATGCCGCGTTGGTCGGCGTCTCGCTCTCGACGCTGCTGCACATCTACACCAGTGCCTCGATCACGCGCGTCTTCTTCATCGCGGCCGCAATGTTCGGGGCACTCAGCGTCTTCGGTTACACCACCGGGCGGAACCTGTCCGCGGTCGGCAGCTTCCTGTTCATGGGCCTGATCGGCATCATCATCGCAGGCCTGGTCAACCTCTTCCTGAGGTCGACGGGGCTCGATTGGTTGATCTCGATCGTCGGCGTTGCCGTCTTTGCAGGACTGACGGCCTACGATACGCAGCGGATCAAGGCGATGTATGAGAGCAGGGACGATGAGACAACGGCGAGCCGCAAGTCCGTCATCGCGGCACTGTCGCTCTACCTCAACTTCCTCAATCTGTTCATGATGCTGCTGCGCCTGCAGGGCGGTCGACGGTAG
- a CDS encoding NADH-quinone oxidoreductase subunit K, producing the protein MSAVTVFGLCAAAAVGLGLYGLIANPQPLRKIIAFNLLGSGVFLLFGIVGRRGAAAAFGNDPVPQALVITGVVVAFSATALAIALLLRLFQIAGSTTLDGPAPASPPSDPSGG; encoded by the coding sequence ATGAGCGCCGTGACGGTGTTCGGATTATGCGCCGCCGCGGCGGTCGGGCTCGGGCTCTACGGCCTGATCGCGAATCCGCAACCACTTCGCAAGATCATCGCATTCAACCTGCTCGGCAGCGGCGTGTTTCTTCTGTTCGGCATTGTCGGACGCCGAGGCGCCGCAGCCGCCTTTGGCAACGACCCGGTGCCGCAAGCCCTGGTGATCACCGGAGTCGTGGTGGCGTTTTCCGCGACGGCACTGGCGATCGCCCTGTTGCTGCGGCTCTTCCAGATCGCCGGCTCGACGACACTCGACGGTCCGGCGCCGGCGAGCCCGCCCTCCGATCCGTCCGGTGGCTGA
- a CDS encoding Na+/H+ antiporter subunit E: protein MTGSSGGRDGRAAVAVGGLWRIATFRAAFFLCLWLVLAGVNPADLPAAAAAIAAATWTSLHLLEPSRSRRSVTAMARLALLFLYQSVVAGVDVARRALDPRLPLRPGLVVYPTGLSRGMRRNVFTTLTSLLPGTVPTGEENGQIVYHCLDIEQPVVAELAAEEAALVRALYND, encoded by the coding sequence ATGACAGGATCCTCAGGTGGTCGGGATGGACGTGCGGCCGTCGCGGTTGGAGGATTGTGGCGGATTGCGACTTTCAGAGCCGCATTTTTCCTCTGCCTCTGGCTCGTGCTTGCCGGCGTCAATCCCGCGGATCTTCCTGCCGCGGCGGCTGCGATCGCGGCAGCAACCTGGACAAGCCTGCACCTGCTGGAGCCGAGCAGATCGCGGCGGTCGGTTACTGCCATGGCACGCCTGGCGCTGCTTTTCCTGTACCAGTCGGTGGTCGCCGGCGTAGACGTCGCGCGTCGCGCGCTCGATCCCCGGCTGCCGCTGCGCCCGGGATTGGTGGTCTATCCGACCGGCCTTTCGCGCGGGATGCGACGTAACGTGTTCACGACACTCACCAGCCTTTTGCCCGGCACGGTGCCGACCGGGGAGGAGAACGGGCAGATCGTCTATCACTGCCTCGACATCGAGCAACCGGTCGTTGCCGAGCTTGCCGCCGAGGAAGCGGCGTTGGTTCGAGCGCTCTACAATGACTGA
- a CDS encoding complex I subunit 5 family protein, with protein sequence MLPPAPVLVTTAGGVLLVLSIALPVAGILLAFAFGERYVRQVAFTVMPAGLAIAAAVLVLLPRSDGHLVYLLGAWPPPLGVALRADGLSAVMLATTAVVICAVAIFAATDFRPQAAEARAPFALWILLLAIWGALNTIFVGGDLFSLYVALELLTFAAVPLVSLDGRAETLRAALRYLLFALLGSVLYLLGTALLYGLYGTLDIVLLSHRVSAESGVLIAAALMTSGLLAKTALFPLHLWLPPAHAGAPAAASAMLSGLVVKGSFFILVRLWFDAMPGLPGLAAAQLLATLGAGAIVFGSVVALRQERLKLLIAYSTLAQIGYLFLMFPLAFGASGKLENDQALAGGLLQAVSHATAKAAMFMAAGSIYAGLGHDRITGLRGVARALPLSVLAFAIGGIALMGVQPSGASLAKELLLQETARTGQWWWALVLQAAGMFTTAYVVLVLSHALAPSDQSIALVGRAPLGRDLAALALALCSLLLGLLPWNSYLPVRYGPTSSLFGIDALPKLLLPVLGGAALAILLSPWPHPLGSSAAWKALIRVAGPLRRGCLGLSSLVVSGDDVLRQWSAAGISLLLVALLLAALMFAAS encoded by the coding sequence ATGCTGCCCCCTGCCCCCGTGCTGGTGACAACTGCCGGCGGCGTCCTGCTGGTGCTGTCGATCGCGTTGCCGGTCGCGGGTATCTTGCTGGCGTTCGCTTTCGGCGAGCGCTACGTTCGGCAGGTCGCCTTCACGGTCATGCCGGCCGGATTGGCGATTGCGGCAGCGGTTCTCGTGCTCTTGCCGCGAAGCGACGGCCACCTCGTCTATCTGCTCGGCGCCTGGCCGCCGCCGCTCGGCGTAGCCCTCCGCGCCGACGGATTGTCGGCAGTCATGCTCGCGACGACGGCGGTCGTGATCTGCGCGGTCGCCATTTTTGCCGCGACCGATTTTCGTCCCCAAGCTGCCGAAGCGCGCGCACCATTCGCATTATGGATTCTGCTGCTGGCGATCTGGGGCGCGCTGAACACGATCTTCGTCGGCGGCGACCTCTTCTCGCTCTATGTTGCGCTGGAACTGCTGACGTTCGCCGCGGTGCCTCTGGTGTCGCTCGACGGTCGCGCGGAGACGCTTCGGGCCGCGTTGCGATATCTGCTCTTCGCATTGCTCGGTTCGGTCCTTTATCTGCTGGGCACCGCGCTGCTCTATGGTCTCTACGGGACACTCGATATCGTGTTGTTGTCGCATCGCGTGAGCGCCGAATCCGGCGTGCTCATCGCGGCGGCCTTGATGACAAGCGGTCTCCTCGCCAAAACTGCACTCTTTCCGCTGCACCTCTGGCTGCCGCCCGCTCATGCCGGCGCACCGGCCGCTGCGAGCGCGATGCTGTCCGGTCTGGTCGTGAAGGGGTCGTTCTTCATTCTTGTGCGACTCTGGTTCGATGCCATGCCGGGCTTGCCCGGTTTGGCTGCCGCGCAATTGCTCGCGACGCTGGGAGCCGGAGCGATCGTGTTCGGAAGCGTTGTCGCGCTCCGGCAAGAGCGCCTCAAGCTCCTGATTGCATATTCGACGCTGGCTCAGATCGGATATCTCTTCCTGATGTTTCCTCTCGCGTTCGGCGCATCCGGAAAGCTCGAAAACGACCAGGCCCTGGCGGGCGGCCTGTTGCAAGCAGTTTCCCATGCGACGGCGAAGGCGGCGATGTTCATGGCCGCCGGATCAATCTATGCCGGGCTTGGCCACGATCGCATCACCGGGCTGCGCGGTGTCGCACGGGCCCTGCCCTTGAGCGTCCTAGCGTTCGCAATTGGCGGCATCGCCTTGATGGGTGTTCAACCGAGCGGAGCGTCACTCGCAAAGGAGTTATTGCTCCAGGAGACGGCGAGGACGGGGCAGTGGTGGTGGGCCCTCGTGCTTCAGGCCGCCGGAATGTTCACGACCGCCTATGTCGTGCTGGTCCTGTCCCACGCGCTCGCGCCATCAGACCAGTCGATTGCCCTCGTCGGCCGAGCGCCGCTCGGACGCGACCTCGCGGCGCTTGCCTTGGCGCTCTGTTCGCTATTGCTTGGCTTGTTGCCTTGGAACTCGTATTTGCCAGTCCGGTATGGTCCGACATCGAGCCTGTTCGGCATCGACGCGCTGCCCAAATTGCTCTTGCCTGTGCTCGGAGGCGCAGCGCTTGCGATCTTGCTCAGCCCATGGCCGCACCCGCTGGGCTCTTCAGCGGCCTGGAAAGCGCTCATCAGAGTGGCCGGTCCGCTCCGGCGCGGCTGTCTTGGATTGAGCAGCCTTGTCGTAAGCGGCGACGACGTTCTTCGTCAATGGTCCGCCGCCGGCATCTCCCTGCTCCTGGTCGCGCTGCTGCTAGCAGCGCTAATGTTCGCGGCGAGCTGA
- a CDS encoding MnhB domain-containing protein, translating into MSIATVFEIALAAVVLGLAIWTIAVPDTYSATVGFIAYGLLVALIWVRLDAVDVALTEAAIGGGLGGVVLLGAAARLRDTEAMTTEAPSLIVRLSAAILSASIAAALAVAILLLPDPAPTLAPEVVSNSGATGMANPVTNVLMAFRGMDTMLEKVVLLLAIVGVWSLASDQAWGGRPGLRHQADPNGVLAFLARLLPPAGIVVGIYILWTGADHPGGAFQGGAVLASMWLLVIMAGLADTPPVRSRWLRLILVSGPGLFLVVGLGGLCFGPAFLAYPVAFAKPLILGIEVAMLLTIATTLGLLLAGAPERSAE; encoded by the coding sequence ATGAGCATCGCAACAGTGTTCGAGATCGCGCTCGCCGCCGTGGTGCTGGGCCTCGCCATCTGGACGATCGCCGTCCCCGACACCTATTCGGCCACGGTCGGTTTTATCGCCTACGGACTTCTGGTTGCGCTGATTTGGGTCCGTCTTGACGCCGTCGATGTTGCGCTGACCGAGGCTGCAATTGGCGGAGGCCTGGGCGGCGTCGTGCTGCTGGGCGCGGCGGCCCGGCTGCGCGACACCGAGGCGATGACAACGGAAGCACCTAGCCTGATCGTGCGCCTGAGCGCGGCCATCCTGTCCGCGTCGATCGCGGCAGCGCTGGCCGTCGCAATCCTGCTTCTGCCCGATCCAGCGCCAACGCTCGCGCCCGAGGTCGTCTCGAATTCCGGGGCGACCGGAATGGCCAACCCCGTCACCAACGTGCTCATGGCATTCCGCGGGATGGACACCATGCTCGAGAAGGTCGTGCTCCTGCTCGCCATCGTCGGCGTCTGGTCGCTCGCATCGGACCAGGCCTGGGGCGGTCGTCCCGGACTGCGCCACCAGGCCGATCCAAATGGTGTTCTCGCCTTTCTCGCGCGCCTGTTGCCGCCCGCCGGCATTGTCGTCGGCATTTACATCCTGTGGACGGGCGCTGATCACCCCGGCGGAGCGTTTCAGGGCGGCGCGGTTCTCGCATCCATGTGGCTGCTGGTCATCATGGCCGGACTGGCGGATACGCCGCCCGTGCGCAGTCGATGGCTACGGCTCATCCTGGTGTCCGGACCTGGCCTGTTCCTTGTCGTCGGCCTTGGCGGGCTCTGTTTTGGGCCGGCGTTCCTTGCTTATCCGGTCGCGTTCGCCAAACCGTTGATTCTGGGCATCGAGGTCGCGATGCTACTGACGATCGCGACGACGCTCGGCCTGCTGCTCGCCGGCGCACCGGAAAGGAGCGCCGAGTGA
- a CDS encoding efflux RND transporter periplasmic adaptor subunit: MDLADVSVRMLAASLLTFVIGGTAWTQPAPGAPPAVGIVEAIRRPITETSEFLGRIEAVNRVNVVARVTAFLEERLFVEGAELKKGDPLYRLERGPFEADLASKQAQVAQLQAMLENAKLTTERAATLLGGPAGQQSTYDAAIANQRSLEAQVQAAQAQVDASRINLDYTMISTPIDGKIGRTAVTEGNVVGPSSGVLTTIVSQNPMYVTFPVPLRQGLELRERYGPQGGLEAVVIRLRLPDGRMYGKSGKLNFVDNTIAQNTDTITVRGEIANPILRAPSAAGVTVHELTDGEFVTVLLEGVQPIEVLAVPRSAVLSDQQGDYVLTVGAGDKAEQRRIQLGQSTPTIASVISGLAAGDKVIVEGLQRVRPGQAVSPGPASALILSSMKAGAGDAPLEPDHGGATGPRPEDNKR, from the coding sequence ATGGACCTTGCGGACGTCTCGGTCAGGATGCTGGCTGCAAGTTTGCTGACTTTCGTCATCGGCGGCACGGCCTGGACACAGCCGGCCCCCGGCGCTCCGCCTGCTGTCGGCATCGTCGAAGCGATTAGACGACCTATCACCGAGACCAGCGAATTTCTTGGCCGGATCGAAGCGGTCAATCGCGTCAATGTCGTGGCCCGCGTCACCGCATTCCTGGAAGAGCGCCTGTTCGTCGAAGGTGCCGAGCTCAAAAAAGGCGACCCGCTTTACCGGCTCGAGCGCGGACCGTTCGAGGCTGATCTCGCCTCAAAGCAGGCGCAGGTGGCCCAGCTGCAGGCGATGCTCGAGAACGCCAAGCTGACGACCGAGCGTGCGGCTACGCTGCTCGGTGGGCCGGCCGGTCAGCAATCGACCTACGACGCAGCGATCGCCAACCAACGCAGTCTGGAAGCCCAGGTCCAGGCTGCGCAGGCACAAGTCGATGCGTCCCGGATCAACCTCGACTACACCATGATCAGCACACCGATCGACGGCAAGATCGGACGTACGGCCGTGACCGAAGGCAATGTCGTCGGTCCAAGCTCTGGCGTACTGACCACGATCGTGAGCCAGAATCCGATGTACGTCACCTTCCCGGTGCCGCTGCGGCAAGGGCTCGAACTCCGCGAACGCTATGGACCGCAAGGAGGTTTGGAAGCCGTGGTGATCCGGCTGCGGCTGCCTGATGGCCGCATGTATGGCAAATCCGGCAAGCTGAACTTTGTCGACAACACGATCGCCCAGAACACCGATACGATTACCGTGCGCGGCGAGATCGCCAATCCGATCCTGCGCGCACCGTCCGCCGCGGGCGTTACCGTCCACGAACTGACCGACGGCGAATTCGTTACGGTCTTGCTGGAAGGTGTCCAACCCATCGAGGTGCTGGCGGTCCCGCGTTCGGCGGTGCTGTCAGACCAGCAGGGCGACTACGTCCTCACCGTTGGCGCCGGCGACAAGGCCGAACAACGCCGCATCCAGCTTGGACAATCGACGCCCACCATCGCCTCCGTCATCAGCGGCCTCGCGGCGGGCGACAAGGTCATTGTCGAAGGCCTGCAAAGGGTTCGTCCGGGTCAGGCGGTTTCGCCGGGGCCGGCAAGCGCGCTGATCCTGTCGAGCATGAAGGCCGGCGCAGGCGACGCACCGTTGGAACCAGATCATGGCGGCGCGACTGGTCCGCGACCGGAGGATAACAAACGATGA
- a CDS encoding AI-2E family transporter: MSDVRTGQEQPREAGFREPPDQAVSDNRRGLLATGLTLLATCVGLFLVWQTVSSLLIIFAGVLFAAFLDAAARALAPAIPLNRLWRLTFVLLLFATMVGLGLVWGVGKLPEQTRILLKVMDTQFDVLQQRLLTYGVDLLGPEWGRDFAQWLLSDQGRFFSHAQLVLGRASSFLTGALVIAFLGILFAFDPTSHRESLVVLAKPSYRARTRAVMNEMGNVMRLWFVGQLIRIVLMTLCVWVALYLIGLPGPFVLGLQAGLSNFVPYLGPILAAIPIALVAMPLGASLLIWAVVIYTIVQSIEGYVIGPLIQRQAVEIPPAWTLVAIVLLGAMLGVMGIALAMPLVAVGRVAIIRFYVEDYLGDDRGPMLNKGPSQIGTTEA, encoded by the coding sequence ATGAGCGACGTGAGGACAGGACAAGAGCAACCGCGCGAGGCCGGTTTCCGCGAGCCTCCAGACCAGGCCGTGTCCGACAATCGCCGCGGCCTTCTCGCAACGGGCCTCACTTTGCTCGCCACATGCGTTGGCCTCTTCCTGGTGTGGCAAACCGTCTCGAGTCTCCTCATCATCTTCGCAGGCGTGTTGTTTGCCGCCTTTCTGGATGCCGCCGCGCGGGCACTGGCGCCGGCAATTCCGCTCAATCGTTTGTGGCGGCTGACATTCGTGCTGCTGCTGTTCGCCACCATGGTCGGACTGGGCCTCGTCTGGGGAGTTGGCAAGCTGCCGGAGCAAACGCGCATCTTGCTGAAGGTCATGGACACCCAGTTCGACGTCTTGCAGCAACGTCTTCTGACGTACGGCGTCGACCTGCTTGGTCCGGAGTGGGGCCGAGATTTTGCGCAGTGGCTGTTGTCCGATCAAGGCCGGTTCTTCAGCCACGCCCAGCTCGTCCTTGGCAGAGCGTCGAGCTTTCTGACCGGCGCGCTGGTGATCGCGTTCCTCGGTATCCTCTTTGCCTTCGATCCCACCAGCCACCGCGAGAGCCTTGTGGTGCTGGCGAAGCCCTCCTATCGCGCCCGGACACGCGCGGTGATGAACGAGATGGGAAACGTGATGCGGCTGTGGTTCGTCGGGCAGCTGATCCGCATCGTCCTGATGACACTGTGCGTGTGGGTCGCGCTCTACCTTATCGGGCTTCCCGGTCCCTTCGTGCTGGGGCTGCAGGCGGGCCTTTCCAACTTCGTTCCGTATCTGGGACCCATCCTTGCCGCAATCCCGATCGCGCTCGTCGCAATGCCGCTCGGCGCATCGCTGCTGATCTGGGCCGTCGTCATCTACACGATCGTTCAGTCGATCGAGGGCTATGTGATCGGTCCGCTGATCCAGCGCCAGGCGGTCGAAATTCCTCCCGCATGGACATTGGTCGCGATCGTGCTGTTGGGCGCAATGCTGGGCGTGATGGGCATCGCGCTCGCCATGCCGCTGGTCGCCGTCGGCCGGGTCGCGATCATCAGATTCTACGTCGAGGATTACCTCGGCGATGACCGGGGGCCGATGCTTAACAAGGGACCATCGCAAATAGGTACAACGGAGGCCTGA
- a CDS encoding DUF1269 domain-containing protein codes for MSDLVAIVYPSEAKAEEVRQRLLKLQKEYLITISDAVIAVKAENGSIRLNQLVNTTATGAITGSFWGLLIGVLFLNPIIGVALGAASGALGGALSDFGINDSFMKELSASLHAGNAALFVLIKNMTADKVLNEIKEAGGVVLKTSLDETKEKILRDALASVAERPAA; via the coding sequence ATGTCTGATCTGGTCGCAATCGTATACCCGAGCGAGGCAAAGGCCGAAGAAGTCCGTCAGCGGCTGCTTAAGTTGCAAAAGGAATATTTGATCACCATCAGTGACGCGGTGATCGCCGTCAAGGCCGAGAATGGCAGCATCCGGCTCAACCAGCTCGTCAACACCACGGCGACGGGCGCAATTACCGGCAGCTTCTGGGGGCTGCTGATCGGAGTTCTCTTCCTCAATCCGATCATCGGTGTCGCGCTCGGCGCCGCGTCCGGCGCGCTTGGAGGCGCTTTGTCCGATTTCGGCATCAACGATTCCTTCATGAAAGAGCTGTCCGCCTCGCTCCACGCCGGCAACGCCGCGCTCTTCGTCCTGATCAAGAACATGACGGCCGACAAGGTGCTGAACGAGATCAAGGAAGCCGGCGGAGTTGTGTTGAAGACGTCCCTGGACGAGACCAAGGAGAAGATTCTCCGCGACGCGCTCGCCAGTGTGGCGGAGCGGCCGGCGGCCTGA
- a CDS encoding cation:proton antiporter yields the protein MSVVRDIITVAGVSAGVFFFFAGTVGLLRFPDTLTRLHALSKADNLGLGFVVLGLLPQTGGLRDGLKLISIWMFVLLAGASVSQLIARTARQSGSGK from the coding sequence ATGAGCGTCGTACGCGACATCATCACGGTTGCGGGGGTGTCGGCAGGCGTGTTCTTCTTTTTCGCCGGCACTGTCGGCCTTCTTCGCTTTCCCGACACCCTGACGCGTCTGCACGCGCTCAGTAAGGCCGACAATCTCGGTCTGGGTTTCGTCGTGCTCGGGCTGCTCCCCCAAACAGGAGGCCTGCGCGACGGACTGAAGCTGATCAGCATCTGGATGTTCGTGCTGCTCGCGGGCGCCTCCGTCTCGCAGTTGATAGCGCGCACGGCACGTCAGAGCGGATCTGGCAAATGA
- a CDS encoding DUF992 domain-containing protein — translation MRINLFLTIICGFALMCTDALPARAETFRVGRLVCTSTPRVGLVLGSAQELRCVFITTRPTRQYVYDGRIRRVGLDIGVTSAGTLSWAVFARNSRAGPGTLRGSYVGASGNVAFGPGLGANVLIGGSRRTIALQPLSIERSIGLNLAAGVTNLTLGPRGRR, via the coding sequence ATGCGCATCAACCTGTTTCTCACGATCATCTGCGGATTCGCCTTGATGTGCACCGATGCCCTGCCCGCACGGGCCGAGACGTTCAGGGTCGGCCGGCTCGTATGTACCAGCACCCCACGCGTTGGGCTGGTGCTTGGCTCCGCGCAAGAGCTTCGTTGCGTATTCATCACGACACGCCCGACCCGACAATACGTCTATGACGGACGGATCCGGCGCGTTGGTCTCGACATCGGCGTGACCAGCGCAGGAACTCTCTCATGGGCCGTCTTCGCTAGAAACTCCCGCGCCGGTCCCGGCACGCTGCGGGGGAGCTACGTGGGCGCGAGCGGCAATGTTGCATTCGGCCCCGGGCTCGGAGCCAACGTCCTGATCGGAGGCTCTCGCCGGACGATTGCGCTCCAGCCGCTGTCGATCGAGCGATCGATCGGATTGAACCTTGCGGCAGGAGTTACGAACCTGACTCTCGGTCCGCGCGGACGGCGATAG